CGATTCACTCGCTATTTCTTTGACCTAAATACACTGAAGTAACTGTACTCTCATGAAAGAGATAATTTCCTGATGCTGGAGAGCTTAACATCTGtttcctcccatttttttttttggtggtagAACATGGTAACGGAAGAACTGGCGgggttttctttcctctttttcttttgtatagcAAAGGCGCTGCATGCTGTGGCTATGTACGCTCTCTGTGAGCAGACGGGTTTCTCTCAAGGGCTATATAATCGTTTGTtctctattttctctccttcctgcctgccCCCCCCCTCCTGGAGAGGAGCGGATACGCCGAAGCCCAGGCAGGACTTCCTTAGCTGCGCCGTGCCTTCTGGCAGCCTGCGCCTCGTGCCCTCTCCCCGTCACCCCCCTTCCCCGACAAACAATGGCCAAAGGCTCCttcttgtttgttattttatatCCCGCAGAGGAAGAGCCGAGTGGAAGCTCGTGTCCCCGGAGGCCCTCGGCACAttccagctctggctgctgccttgctgGGCTGCCCGTGGCTCTTCCACGTGGTCCCCAGCCCTATAGGGCGAATCAGTGGTGCCGTGTGATGCTGGCGATCGCCATTCGGTTTTGAAGCAAACTTAGCATTGCTGAAGGGTGAGAGAGGGTCTGAGGGCCTCGAAGAGGTGTTCTGAATTGTTACTCCCTGGCAAGAGCAGATAGAAGAGATGGATGGGCTTATTGGTGGTGTCTGGTTGGAGTCCAGCTTCAGCAGCCCTGGAAGCATCAAGTTgttaattaaaggaaaaaaacaaaccccttTGGGTCAGATGCTTGATTATAACTGGTtgtatgagaaagaaaagcgGCTGCATAAAACTGGAATTGTAAGATATAATTGGAGATGCTCGTGGTCTGTAACAACTGTAAAAACCGCTGGTGAAGAAGCTCGCTCCAGAAAGCTGGAGTGGAACAAAGCATGCACATTTCAGTTGGAGAATTGGTCTGTGATTACCCAGCCACTTAATCCAGCAAAAATCTAATTGCTGAGGAAGGAGGTAGTTCTGCCCaccccagctccttcctcctgTCACGTGGCTTGGGTGTTCCTGTGGTTCTTTGGCTGAAAACCAAAGCCAGTGTTTCTTGTTTGGTTGCTTTCCCCCTCCTTGGATCAGCTTGCATCCAGAGATGCTCCCATTGGCACAAGGGGGGACATGGCATCTCCCTGACCTCACTGCCGGCTTCAGCAGGTGTTACCTGGGTCCCTGGAGTTATTTCAGCTCGTGTATCCCCCTGCTAGATTGCTATTACTCCCACCTGCATCATGCAAGAAAAACCCCGTTGCCAAGGAAATGTTACGGAATTGTGAATGAGGTATAAAGCACCTAGTTTTAGAGATCTGGATAACgcaaaagaaatgtgaagaatttGGAGGAGTGTCGTGGCCGTAGATATGGATGTTTTGTGCAACACACCTGGCACCATTAGCATGAGGTTTTGTGCTAACCTATTTGTCAGCCTTGGTTATTTTGCAAAAGGAAGGAGAACTGGGGGGAATGAAGGGCTGCTGTCTTTGtggtgagagcagcagcagagcctcgTGCAGAGGGCAGGGCTTGTGTGACAAACCCTCACAGCTCCGGTACGTTGGAGCAGTTCTCGGTGTCTGATTGCTGTGGTTTCTGAAACCACATTCCTTGCTGGATGAGGAGTTGTGTGCTTTGTAGACCAGCCGCAACCGCCCCGCTGTTCCGCCCTGTTCGGCTCGAGGTAATTCTGCGGGTGGACTAAGGTCACGGCGTTACCTCCCGCTGCCGCGGTTCATGTCTCGCACAGCGATGGCTGCTGCAGCGTAGCTGCTGGGTGGTAACCTGCTGCAACTTGACatctgcagctgtgcctgcagccctaGGAGGGGGAAACAAAGTGGGGGCTGACTAACTGCTTTAGTTTTGCAGCTAGCAGATGTCCTTAAAAATATGTCCAAAGTAATGGCTAATTAATTGAGTACTCTTGCAGCCATTCTCTGTACTCAAATTTTCTTGTTGTTAAGGGCCATAACGGCCCCAGGCCTGTGTGGTTTGGTCGATAAGGCCACCTTTTCTCTATTTGGTATATTTACAGCATCAGTTTCCCAtgagcctgctgctgttgtgcattTGTACAGTGGCAGACACTAATTCTGGTGGCTGTATCAGATGAGAGAGCATAGCAGATTGCGACACCCGGTTGGGGAAGCCTGGGCGAAGCTGACTGTCATTTGTTTAAATGCAGTGTGCCTGGGTGTGGGGAGGTTTTGGCTGAGGCTGGAGCCTGGTCTAGTACAGCTGATGGGCCTGGTGTGGCCCTGCAGCCACTGTAATGATGACCACAGGCACTAACAAAGCTGTACTGCTGTGAGTTGGCTTTTGCCATCTGGTCAGCCTGCGATTTTGGCGTATGCAGAGTCCTGCAGGCTTACTTGGTGTcaataagacaaaaataaggTGCTTTTCTTTGTCAGTAGCTGGTCGAAAGGCCTTTTGAATGCTAGACATGTGGCCTACTATTCTGTTCATCCATTGAAACCATGAGACCTTTCAGTGATGGCTTTAAAGCTCGTGAGAGCCCCAGGTGAGGCTGTAGAGGGGGAAGTGGAGAGGAGCCACCCAAGCTCTGGTGCAGTATCTGCCTAGTATGCATAGTTCTCACTTCACTGTGGCAGCCCTGGTTTATGTCTGgtttaaagctgcttttgtaagaattaaaaaaaaaaaaaacactatatatatttaaattttaagcctctgctttttccctgcctttctgTGTTGTGTTGCCTTTCTGGGGTGGGGCCATGCAGGGTCTGTGTCCTCTTAAAGACTCTTACATGAGAAACAGATTCTGTCTCCTCTTTGCTAGCATCCCTCCAAAGACTTTGTAGGGAAGTCTGTTTCCTTTGAATCTTCTTTCCCCATGCAGGATCCACCCAGccaaaaacaataaaacataaaactggaaagagaaaaaatagagaCCTTTTGTGATTTTGGTCTTTTGCTGCCATATGTGTGCTGGCTGCACAACTTGAAACTCCTCAAACGCACTTTTTCCACTCCATCAAATCCATTCAAATATGTTATTCTTTAAATTGCAGCAGAGAACAACCCCACAGACCATTGTGACAACCTTGGATGAGATGTTCTCCTCACAGGATTAcagaatggcatgggttgggagggaccttaaagattatctagttccaaccccttgctgtgctggctgtatccaatcacctcctcatctcacatGTACCTTGATGTAGCTTCCAGGATGATCTGTTCTGTGATCTCCCCAGGCACAGGTGTGAGGttcaccggcctgtagttccctaggtcctcctttctccttctcttaaaaatgggagtgatgtttccttttctgacttTTCCTGACCaacatgacttttcaaatgtcacggagagtggcttggcaaccacatcagccagttcccgCAGGACCCTGGGATATCCATCTTTgggccccatagacttgtacgcattcagcctcatgagggGGTCTTGCTgttacagtgggagggattttgctcccccaaCCCCTGCCTAGAGGTTCAAGGCCATGAGAGACGTGGGAAGCCTGAGAACTTGAGTTCCTCACCCTTTTCCACATCTGTTGTTGCCgcttctcccttctcatttatcctCAAGCACCAGATGCAgtgtcctttttaaaattttgctttacaAAAGCGTTCTGTGGTACACGGCTCCCATGTGAGTTTGTGCTACAGGGTTTGAGTAATGTCAATCCCTGCCCTGGCCCTAGATCAGGGACTTTTGCATGAGGAGGGAGAGTTTATTGCAAGATCTCCACCATGTAGAGCAGAGAAGGCAGTGGGCTGAGTAGACACAGGGCCAAACCAGAGCTGTGTGGGAAACAATAGCTATGCAATTAGGCTGTGCTACTCTACAGGTTGCCTTTGTCAAGGCATTGGTACTAGGGTGCAGCTGGGTGGCTGCTGGGAGAagccagggctgccctgcctgtcccggaatggcagcactgcaggctgaaGTGGAGCCTGTCAGTGGTGCTGGCAGCCCCTctgtaaaaatgtgtttaaggGCAAAAATGCTGGAGAGGACTGTaggagaagttaaaaaaaaaaaaaaaaaaagcgagtGTCATGGTTTGGCCTGGTTCAGCCTAGTTCCGTGTCAAGAGGTGAGGAACAGCACTATGAACCCTGAGGGCAGTGAAGGAGGAGGGGGTATCGGATGAGGACCTCTTCCCTGCCAGGACCTGTGGCCGGAGCTCCTGACAGATGCCTGTGCAGGAGCCATGGCCTGTGCAGAACCTGTGCAGGAGTGGAGGCAAAGCATGAGGAGGATGAGCAGGAAGGAGCTCTCCTGTCCCGACTGTAaccccctgcctgcagcccagccccgtGTTGCTCCTGGGGAAGGTGGGGCTGGGAAATGGCCTTTCTGTTTGGGGAGAGGGAGCAAGAGTGGCTGGATGGGCATCAGTGCTTGACCTCACCCTGCCGTAACAGCAAATATCCATCTTTGTTACTCTAATTACTGTGGGTgccataaatgttcagcattATGTCAGTGCCATGGCTGTAGCAGAAGCCAGGTAGCTGCAGCTCATATAAAAGCATGGTGGTTGTTGCTATTAAAGTTTCTGACCTTGCTTGGATGTGCTCCAGTTCCTCGGTGCCTCCACCACTCGCGGACACTTCAGGGCTCCCATGTGCTGTCACTGTCGTGGTGACACGATAGAAACAATGGCTGGTTTGGCTGGCCCTAAGGGTGAGCCTTCTGCGCTCGGCGCCATGGCTGCTACATCAGTAACTTTGGTTTTAATAGAAACAGGAAGTGCATTGGATCTTGTTCTGGATCGGATGGGGACCTCTGGCAGAGCAGTGAAATGGAGCGGAACAGAAGCCAACGGTGTGCCTTTGTGTCAGAGGAAAACGGAGGGTTTTTGTGTTGTCAAACCCATGTTGCTGGGGCTGTACCCTTTCTTGtccctgcttttcctctcttctttgtCCTGAGAAGGGGTCTGGGATCGGGAGCTGGCAGGCGGTTCTGTGTGCTGCACAGACAGACAGCTAACACAGGACCATGTTATGAAGCTGTAGCGGTGAGACAGGACAGGGCAGGGCAGGTGTATACCAGTGGAAGGGAAGGCTTAGGATCTGCATGGGTAGAAGTCCAAATTCTTACAAAGGCTTGGCAGTGGTTGCCATTGCTTTTGTGTTGGGGGTATCCGTAGTTTTAATCCTGTTCACTTAGGCTGAAACTTACTTGAGGGGAACATGTGTTCTTGTGTAGCACTGAGCGGTGGCCAAGCATCTTTCATTTAGCAGTTCAGTTCCAGTGAGGGATTCCTGTGCTGATGCCATAGCTGTTGTAGGAAAACGTGGCTTGAATATTCTGTGAGGTTTTTGGTATTGAAGTCATTTCAGAATTGCATTGTTTCCAGGAAAAGGCTCATCCTGGCTTTTCTTTGAATGCCTCCCCGAAGAGACGGAACTCGTTGGGAGTGCATTGTCAGTTCCTGGCAGATGGGGCTGGTGAGGATGACAGTGACAAGTACAGGGACACTTTACTGcagtttcctcttttcctctgtcaTGTACTCTGATGTATTGAGAGTCCTAGCAATTTGCAAGACCAATATGTGAGTTATGGTATTCTTTGAATACTTTGGGGTAACTTTATTAATGCAGAAAGCTTATTTATAATCATTACATCTTCGGTCTCTTAAATCAGACTTAAGTTGCTTTGAACTTTGTATAGTTCAGGAGCAAAATCTCGgtctcactgaaatcagtggcaCCACTGTCACTGCAATAAGATTTGACTTGTGTTGCATTAGCAAATGTGTCTTCTGAAAAAGCTTTCTGCTCCTAATCTTgttcctttgctctttttttcctcaagtctTGTGAAGAAAACAATCTGAAGACAATGTATCTTTGACCCCTGGTACCAGCTTTTGCGCCGGAGCAATGGAAGTTACAGATGGCTGCCGGCACACTGACCCTGTGATAATTTCAAATGGATATGCAAACAGGATTTTCCAAGCAAACATGGAGGATAGGAGTGCTGACGCATCGGAggtctgctgtgctgagcacgGCACCTCCAGTGATGCAGTCCTGAATGAACAGGAAGAAGCACCCAGGTATAAGAAGCTGACCAAAGGGAACAGGATCTGGAATTTTGTTTGGCGAAGGAAAGGATCTTCTATGAATAAAAGAAGACCCCGGTCCATGATCGTACTGGGAGATGCCTACGAGGCCTCTGATGAAAAAAAGCCATCCTTCATGGACAGAGTAATGCCCTTAAAAAAGCTAAGAACCTCTAAGTTGCCTAAGGATGTAGATTTTGGAGGATCTGCAGTGCAGGTTACTTGTGTCCCTGAGGAAGACCATCCTGCTAGTGGGCAAAGAGCAGTCTACAGGGTTAAGAAAGTGGGTGACAGCCAGAGGCCCTTCCGCCATTCGTATGGGGGGCACACTGAAGATTTAGATTCCTCTTTTGAAGACACTGAGCTGAATATCAGCATTCCTGAAATTGATGCCAATGAAAGTAAATGTCTCAGGGATATTAGTAGCAGACTACACAATGAAGATAATGATAGTAACTGCCAGAAAATACCAGCTAGAAAGAGCGAGTCTTTGAATTTTGAGAACTTTAAGAGTCCTGCAATTACGGAAGGGGACAATCAAAAGAAGTGTGCTGTGCTCCCACAGGAGGGCAAAAGAGGAAGAAGCTCTGATGTCTGGAGCTATCTGAAAGGAATTTCATTAACTAGCAAAGATAATTCAAAGCTTCTAGATGAAAGGGCTGAAACCAATTTCCAGAACTTAGAAAATATAACTGATCATTCCACTTCTTATTTGGACTTTGATATGAGATGTGAGGAGAATCTTAGCCAGCAGAAAAAATCAAACGGCGCAACCAAAGCCACTCACTTTGCAGGTTTTGTGCGGTTCTTCACCAGTGTGGCCGAGGCAGCTCGGCGGCTGCGAGGCTCCTCAAAGGCATTTTCACCCGATGAGAAAAGGCCTCAGCGGAGTTCCCGAAGCTGGAGGCAGGATGTCATCTCCCGCAAAGTGAGCTTGGTTATCGAGAATGAGACTGCGAATGCTTTCTGCACGGTGGGAGCATGTCTGCAGTCCCCAGATTCAGGTGTGTGGGATAATCCAAGCTTTGAGTGTTCCGTGGGGAAGGAGCCCACACAGGGTTGCAAAGCTGCAGAGGAGTCACAAGACATCGGCTCCTCTGCCCTGAGCAGCAAGAATGATAGTTTTAATGAAACACCACTTTCTCCCTCTGGGCCAGAGCTCCCAGATGACTCTGTCACTGTGGTAAATGCCAAAGAACCCTCTGAGACTGAAGTCCAGTTTCCACAGACAACTCTGACCAAACAGATTCAGGATTTGGATAGTACTCCAGAGAAGGCACAGGCTGTGGGCAGAGACCTGCCACTTTCTGAAGATCTTCCTGGGAAAAATCTGGGTACTTCTGAGCTGGGCAGTTCTCCAGCTGCTAATGGTGACTTTCCTGTAGTGACTGTGGCTCTGATCCATCATCCACTAAAAATGACTCTGCATGAACTTGAACCTCAGGATGTGGCTTGTGCTTCAGTAGTAACTAATGACATGAGTACGTCTctagcagcagctctggagctTTCAAAGACTGAACTGGATACGAAGGGCCTGAGAAATCCTGAGTTGCCTTTACAAGACTTATCTAGAGATGACCTGGAGTTTCAGGACTCAAGCAATACTCCAGAGAAGGCACAGGTCGAAGGCGGGGACCTGCCATGTTCTCAACATCTTCCAGAGAAAAATCTGGATACTTCAGAGCTGGACAGTTCTCCAGCTGCTAACGGTGACTTTCCTGCCTGGACTTCTTTAAAATGTGCAACAGCTGAAGGACAGGTGTTTGTGCAGACTGGTGGACGCTtcaaaaagcacagagcaagTTCACCTGTAGAACAGAACCCTGTGGAGTTACTTGGCAGAGGAGTGCGCTTTGACTGCGAGGATGAGTGCCGTCCGTTCCAGGTGACCATCTCTAGAATTGTCTCCTCTGGACTACTTAACAACGGAAAGGTATGAGTAAGCTTTACTGTACAACTTCCAGTAAGACTGTATTGCTGTTATACCTCTTACAAAGATGGTTTGCACTTGAAGTCATTTTTATATATCCCTCTTTGGGATTTTCACTTAATCATACAAATTATGGCAGTAGGTGTAGCTTTTATATCAGACTATGAGGAACCAGTTGACTGGCATATCCCTGGGCTGTTAGTGCAAAtttccagagctgctcctctgAGGACCCTTTGGCTGTGTCATTATCAGTGCCTTTAGAAGAGGGCTGTAACAGAGATTTGTGTATTTCTAGGCACTAactttaattttccttcctctctgcattTAGTAGTAGTGGCAGTTGATTTTTATTAGGTGATGCTTGTTACACCACAGCATCTAGAACACCAGGAAGATTCCTGGCACACAGACCTAGCCCAAAATGGAAGATGGGAAATGGTGGTTCTGAGAATTACAAATCTGTATTGCCCAGCATGAAGtccagctgttttcttttgggtTCCTGTTGGCTAAAGATGAAAtgatgacttttatttttaaggtgcCAGGTAGGGAAATTGGGTCAACTCATGGAGAAACTTTTGCCTTGCCTTTTGGGCTTTGAGAGACGAGATATTATGGGGCGATGACATTATTCCCTGTTGGAAAAGGGGTCACTAACTTCTGAGCCAAGAGGGGAAGTGTTTGAAAACTGGCAGCAGATTAGAAATAcggaggagaaaaaaagtctgaactTCTGACTCCCAGTTACAACGGGCAGTACCGTTGTCAGTtatttctggctttgttttttgggtcttttttttgctccatttttttgtaattcaaaaatataaatataaagaCAGTTCACTGCGTAATTCCAGGGATTTATGAAGTGGGACCAGTAGTGGTTAGTCACTTACAGTCTCCTGGACAAAATGTTTTTAGCAGCGGCTTGAACGAGTGGACTGTGGTTTGATACACTCTTGCAGGGACTTAGCTGTAAGTATGCTGGGCGGGAGAAAGATAACAGAGGCATGAAAGGACTGAGTGGAGCAAGGGAAGTACTGGCGATCTTTTTCCAGAGCAGCTGCATTTTTGGTAGCTGAGGGTGATGGCTGCATGTCGATCTCAGAGTTCttgcaaccctgcccacggcaggggagCTGAAACAAGATGttctttaaggttccttccgacctaagccattctgtcattctttgAGGGCAAAATCTGAGCAGTTTCCCAAGTCAGCTGTGAACAGaggtgggatgattcccatctcagctgctgcagctcacagaCTTTACAGAGAAACTTAAAGATGGTACTCAAGATAACTGGATAGGAAACCTCCCCCGAGTTCCTGTGGGGGGTGGTGACAGCAGTACAACCTCTGGAGTGCAGTGGCTTCCAGCCTCACAGGTCCATGGCTTCTGCCTCACTGGGCAGAAGCAGTGGCAAGCTGGAAGGGAAAGCATGCAGCCCACCCTGGTTTGTAAACACCTCTGGATCTAGAACCTTGGTCTAGAGATGCCCAGTGATCTAAGAGCAGCACCAAGTCCCATGCAAAGGAGGGAAACTTTTGGATGGGAATGGACCTAGAGAGTCCGTCAGCAGCTCCAGTAACAAATGTCCTGAGACACCCAAGGGATTTACTTGCCTGTCTCTCATCAGGGAGTGGCACTCGGAAACAGTTTGccaaaaataaacatgtatGAGGAATAACTTCAGCCTGAGCGTGACACTAGCAGCAAACTCAGGCCTCTTACTGTTTTAAGGCTAAATTTGCCTCCTTACCGGCACCTGTTCCTTGGGACAGTTGTTGGCCCTCAtgcctctgctgcaggctgctctgcattAACGGAAGGATTTGGATTTCAAGTGAAATGCTCCACCAAAAGTAGGAAGAAGGTGCTGCTGGGCCAGGGTGGCTTGCCTTGGTCAGATGCTGTAAGCAAgtgctcctgcagcttttgaaatgcattagctgtgtgaaacagaaatagctccagcaactgttttcaaaacaacCTACATGTTTTcccacaaaaagcagaaaaatgctggTTCTCACTGAGGCTCCTTGCCCCAGCCTGCTAGGAGGTGGTAAGAGATTGGGGATGATGTAGTGCAGAGGGTGGTGGAGTGAGATGTGGGGGACCTCGGTATTGGTCCTAGTTATACAGCAAATCTTCTAAATCTTAGCTGTACTCTTCTAAAATTAGCACCTCAGTTTCTTGTTCTCCTAACcttgccttttaaaatttcatgttttccagcagcagcttaCTGACAGTGTGGGCAAGTAAAAGCTCAACAGTGTTTGATCTTAATGCTGTACAGACAACAGCAGTGCAACAATGTTTAGTAAGAAGAGCAGTGGGTAGAAAACCACTTCTCGAACTGTTCCCCCGCCTAGCTGCTTTTGGGTCCCATCCCAAATTCTCATTTGTTCAGGGAACTAATCAAACAGCTCggataaaaacattttgaaggaCTGAATGAACAGTAGCAGTCAAAATGAGTCCTCAGTGGCAAGGGAATTACCGATTCACACTGCTGTAACTCTGGGATTGAAAGGCCTTCCTTATTTTCAGATAGAGATATGAGAAATGAGCTCAAAGGTGACATAGAGTTTGTCTGAGATTTTGGTCAACTTATGGCCTTCACTTGCAAATGAtaaaagtttctcttttctgtgtctCCACTGAAGCTAATTCTCCTTATCCCACCTCTAAAGGCAGGGTGGTGTCCCAGCAggaagcacagtgctgcagggaaTCAGGCACAGCCCCACAAGCTGAACTTGGCCGCTTCTGGGAGCTTGAGCTGATACTGCACGGGGAGGAAGCTGTGTAACCACATTGGCTACCCTGCAGCTAGGCATTTCCAGCAGGGTTTCACACCACCCCCTGTATCCTTGGACAGAGTTTGTGGGGGGTTTGATGCTTGCTTTGAGCATGGCATGAGAAACAGTTGCAAAATACTCCTCTGACACCCTATCTCAGGCTTCAATTTCCAGTTTGTAGAAACTCATGTTTCTCAGAAACATGATTTAGATTTATTGCTGTCCAAGGTCCTTCTGGGTCACCTCAGGGCTCGCATAGGTGTTCAGCAGGGACTGAGGGCTGTGGGTCAGCTCCATTGCATTTTGGCTTCTGCAGTTAAAATGCAGTTAAGGTGCAAAATCTTTTCACTGCGGTCTTGCTCTGCCCTCTGCTGGTTGTTTTTGAAATAAGGATtaattttaaggaagaaaatgctttatctttttttctctagaatttGAATTTCATCTGTAAGAGGTTTATAATCTGCATCTTGCTGCTGTCTTTCCgccccccccacacacacacatagaaACCAGTTGGTTCTGTGATGCCATTTTCTGGGGGAATTACAATTGCTAGAAGCATGAAAATGAGTTCTCTACAGTCTTGTGTGCCTGGACAGAAAGCGTCAGCCCTGCAGGATAAGGTGCTAGGCTGGCCGATGGATCCTGGAGGTCTCCCAGCTAGTCTGCTGTTTCTCTCTTGGACCATCCCCACTTCTCAGCCTCACAGCACACAAGGGGGAGTGTTTCCTTtgggcagctgtgggtctggggCTCTGTGCCCCATATTTAACTGTTCTGGGAGCCGTTAGGGTGCTCACTGCTCAGAGCGTGCTGACGCTGAGAGTGCCCTGTACCAATGGCGATCGGTGCTTTTACAGCATTCCTGGGTTTTGCGATTTCTGTGCATGCTGTGCTGCACGCGTGGGAAAATCGGAGGCTCATCCTGTGCGGTGGGTCTGACTGGAAGCACCGGATTGCTGATTTACCTGTGTGTGCGCGTGCCAGAAGATGCGCTGGCAGATACGCCTTCTGATAGCCGGGGCACTGGGGGCAAACCCAGGAGGTCTCAGATCCTCCCACGGGTTTGGAATTCTGCTttagagcagctgctgcaagaTGCCTTTTCACAAGAGGAAGAtggaacaattttctttttctctgtttgatGAGAGACTGCAAGCAATTTGCAACAGGATCCCGTGGTGACCTTTAGCTTGAGATTGTTTGATTGTCTCCCTGCCACAGAACACattgggagctgctgcaggagtgtGACTGCCGAGCTGGCTTCCCCCTCCTTGCTGCTCAGTGGCACTAAGCAGGAAATGTGTGTTTCTGAGGGCTGATCTTCAGAGCTTCATCTCCTGGTTGTTGCCAGTCAGCTGGGTTGTCTCCGCCTACTGTGCTTATGAAAGAAGCACAAGTTAAGAAATACTGCTTTACTTTCTAAGTCCTCCTGCCGCCAAAGGAGCACTGTATTTCTGTCTGTAGTGAGGTATGATTTAGTTACAGAATGAAGATCTTGTATATTTATGGCATTTAATACGTTTATGTCTGACAATCAtcttatttttagaagagaCAAAACCTCTCAGCTGTTCGGATTTTCTTAATAACCGTGAAGTGTTATCAAAATCTTGAATTAAATCCCATATTTAGTGCTATCTATAGTgggatagctttttttttcgTTGGAAACATTTTTAGCACTGTCAGGGCAAGGCAGGTTGCATC
The window above is part of the Numida meleagris isolate 19003 breed g44 Domestic line chromosome 8, NumMel1.0, whole genome shotgun sequence genome. Proteins encoded here:
- the ARHGEF9 gene encoding rho guanine nucleotide exchange factor 9 isoform X1 is translated as MEVTDGCRHTDPVIISNGYANRIFQANMEDRSADASEVCCAEHGTSSDAVLNEQEEAPRYKKLTKGNRIWNFVWRRKGSSMNKRRPRSMIVLGDAYEASDEKKPSFMDRVMPLKKLRTSKLPKDVDFGGSAVQVTCVPEEDHPASGQRAVYRVKKVGDSQRPFRHSYGGHTEDLDSSFEDTELNISIPEIDANESKCLRDISSRLHNEDNDSNCQKIPARKSESLNFENFKSPAITEGDNQKKCAVLPQEGKRGRSSDVWSYLKGISLTSKDNSKLLDERAETNFQNLENITDHSTSYLDFDMRCEENLSQQKKSNGATKATHFAGFVRFFTSVAEAARRLRGSSKAFSPDEKRPQRSSRSWRQDVISRKVSLVIENETANAFCTVGACLQSPDSGVWDNPSFECSVGKEPTQGCKAAEESQDIGSSALSSKNDSFNETPLSPSGPELPDDSVTVVNAKEPSETEVQFPQTTLTKQIQDLDSTPEKAQAVGRDLPLSEDLPGKNLGTSELGSSPAANGDFPVVTVALIHHPLKMTLHELEPQDVACASVVTNDMSTSLAAALELSKTELDTKGLRNPELPLQDLSRDDLEFQDSSNTPEKAQVEGGDLPCSQHLPEKNLDTSELDSSPAANGDFPAWTSLKCATAEGQVFVQTGGRFKKHRASSPVEQNPVELLGRGVRFDCEDECRPFQVTISRIVSSGLLNNGKTMSHPSQPSPRAPPFKVLVERCRSEPLSQSTPMGLDQVGGRMQHLLRRRAENELASKTLKVRRNGGRRWNLLKPGAEKLQISRLISGGSIVSAEAVWDHVTMANRELAFKAGDVIKVLDASNKDWWWGQIDDEEGWFPASFVRLWVNQEDGVEEGTSEVQNGHLDPSADCLCLGRTVQNRDQMRANVINEIMSTERHYIKHLKDICEGYLKQCRKRRDMFSDEQLKIIFGNIEDIYRFQMGFVRDLEKQYNNEDPHLSEIGPCFLEHQDGFWIYSEYCNNHLDACMELSKLMKDSRYQHFFEACRLLQQMIDIAIDGFLLTPVQKICKYPLQLAELLKYTAQDHSDYRYVAAALAVMRNVTLQINERKRRLENIDKIAQWQASVLDWEGDDILDRSSELIYTGEMSWIYQPYGRNQQRVFFLFDHQMVLCKKDLIRRDILYYKGRIDMDKYEVVDIEDGRDDDFNVSMKNAFKLHNKETEEMHLFFAKKLEEKLRWLRAFREERKMVKEDEKIGFEISENQKRQAAMTVKKVSKQKGVSYSKSVPPAYPPPQDPLNQGQYMVTDGISQSQVFEFTEPRRSQAPFWQNFSRLTPFKK
- the ARHGEF9 gene encoding rho guanine nucleotide exchange factor 9 isoform X2 yields the protein MEVTDGCRHTDPVIISNGYANRIFQANMEDRSADASEVCCAEHGTSSDAVLNEQEEAPRYKKLTKGNRIWNFVWRRKGSSMNKRRPRSMIVLGDAYEASDEKKPSFMDRVMPLKKLRTSKLPKDVDFGGSAVQVTCVPEEDHPASGQRAVYRVKKVGDSQRPFRHSYGGHTEDLDSSFEDTELNISIPEIDANESKCLRDISSRLHNEDNDSNCQKIPARKSESLNFENFKSPAITEGDNQKKCAVLPQEGKRGRSSDVWSYLKGISLTSKDNSKLLDERAETNFQNLENITDHSTSYLDFDMRCEENLSQQKKSNGATKATHFAGFVRFFTSVAEAARRLRGSSKAFSPDEKRPQRSSRSWRQDVISRKVSLVIENETANAFCTVGACLQSPDSGVWDNPSFECSVGKEPTQGCKAAEESQDIGSSALSSKNDSFNETPLSPSGPELPDDSVTVVNAKEPSETEVQFPQTTLTKQIQDLDSTPEKAQAVGRDLPLSEDLPGKNLGTSELGSSPAANGDFPVVTVALIHHPLKMTLHELEPQDVACASVVTNDMSTSLAAALELSKTELDTKGLRNPELPLQDLSRDDLEFQDSSNTPEKAQVEGGDLPCSQHLPEKNLDTSELDSSPAANGDFPAWTSLKCATAEGQVFVQTGGRFKKHRASSPVEQNPVELLGRGVRFDCEDECRPFQVTISRIVSSGLLNNGKTMSHPSQPSPRAPPFKVLVERCRSEPLSQSTPMGLDQVGGRMQHLLRRRAENELASKTLKVRRNGGRRWNLLKPGAEKLQISRLISGGSIVSAEAVWDHVTMANRELAFKAGDVIKVLDASNKDWWWGQIDDEEGWFPASFVRLWVNQEDGVEEGTSEVQNGHLDPSADCLCLGRTVQNRDQMRANVINEIMSTERHYIKHLKDICEGYLKQCRKRRDMFSDEQLKIIFGNIEDIYRFQMGFVRDLEKQYNNEDPHLSEIGPCFLEHQDGFWIYSEYCNNHLDACMELSKLMKDSRYQHFFEACRLLQQMIDIAIDGFLLTPVQKICKYPLQLAELLKYTAQDHSDYRYVAAALAVMRNVTLQINERKRRLENIDKIAQWQASVLDWEGDDILDRSSELIYTGEMSWIYQPYGRNQQRVFFLFDHQMVLCKKDLIRRDILYYKGRIDMDKYEVVDIEDGRDDDFNVSMKNAFKLHNKETEEMHLFFAKKLEEKLRWLRAFREERKMVKEDEKIGFEISENQKRQAAMTVKKVSKQKGVSYSKSVPPAYPPPQDPLNQGQYMVTDGISQSQVFEFTEPRRSQAPFWQNFSRE